The Haloplanus sp. GDY1 genomic sequence GGGCGTCACCGACTACCTCCAGAAGGGAAGCGGTACGAGCCAGTACGCCGTCCTCGCGAACCGGATCGGAAACGCCGTCGAGAAGTATCGCGCGCAGTCGGAGCTCGCCGACAGGGAGCGGCGTCTCGACCTCCTCTTCGAGCGGTCGCCGCTCGGAACGGTCGAGTGGACCGACGACTTCGAGTTCCTCCGCGTCAACGACGCCGCGGAGGAGATCCTGGGCTACCCCGAGTCGGAACTCGTCGGGCAGCCCTGGGAGACCGTCCTGACGGAGTCGGGTCGACCGGTGGTCGAGAACGCTGCCGCCATCCTCCGCGAGGACGAGGGTGGCTACCACGTCGTCACCGAGGCAGTCCGGCGGGACGGCGAACGCATCGTCTGTGAGTGGCACAACCGGGTCGTCACCGGCGACGACGGCGACGTGGTCGCCCGCTTCTCGCAGTTCCAGGACGTGACCGAACGCCGCAAACACGAACAGCGGTTCGAGGCCATCTTCAACAACACCTACACGTTCACTGGGCTGATGGAGCCGGACGGCACCCTAATCGAGGCCAACGACACGGCGCTGTCCTTCGGCGGTCTCGACCGGGATGACGTGGTCGGAGAACCGCTGTGGGAGGCCGCGTGGTTCCGCTCGAACCCGGAGGCTCGGGCGACGGCACGGACGGCGGTCGAGCGCGCCCGCGACGGCGAGCTGTTCCGCGACGAGATCCGAGTCCAGGGATCCGACCGGGAGGCGGTGATCGACTTCTCCGTCAGACCGGTCGTCGACGAGCGTGGTGAGGTGATCCTGCTGGTCCCCGAGGGTCGCGACATCACCGAGCGGACGGACCTGGAACACAAGCGCCAGCAGATCATCGACCGGGTGACCGACGCCGTCGTCGAGGTGGACGCGAACTGGCGACTGACGCTACTCAACGAGCAGGCCGAGGAGCTGTACGACGTGGACGCGGCGACCCTCCTCGACCGGGACTTCTGGGAGGCGTTCCCCGAGGTACGCAACACGCGGTTCGAGGAGGTCTACCGGCGGGTGATGGAGACGCGGGAGCCGACCTCCTTCGTGGATTACTACGCCGAACTCGACGGCTGGTTCGACGTGGACGTCTATCCGGAGGACCACGGCGGACTCGCGTTCTACCTCCGGGAGGTCACCGACCGGATACGTCGCTTGCGGGAACTCGAACGGACCCGCGACCTCCTCGATCACACCGAGCGGATCGCCGACGTGGGCGGGTGGGAGATCGACACCGACACCCTGGAGGTGTTCTGGACCGACAACCTCTTCGACCTCCTGGGCATCGATCACGGGGAGGAACCCCCGCTCGACGAGGCGCTCGACGTGTACCACGAGGCGGATCGCCCGCGCGTCGAGCGGGCGATAGAGGAGGCGCTGGACGCGGCCGAGCCGTTCGACGTGGAGGCGCGGTTCCAGCGCGCTGACGGCCAGACCCGCTGGTTCCGCGTCCGCGGGGTCCCGACGGTCGAGGACGGCGAGGTCGTCACCCTCCGTGGGGCGGTTCAGGACGTCACCGACCGCAAGGAACGGGAGGGGCGACTGGAGGAGACGACCTCCCGCCTGCGGGCGCTCTTCGAGAACTCCCCGGACATGATCGACGTGCTCGACTCCGAGGGTACGCTGCTGGAGGTGAACCGTCGCTTCCGCGAGGAACTCGGCTACGACGAGGAGGAGGTGATCGGCGAGCCGATCTGGGCGTTCGACCGCCTGGTCGACGAGGCGGAGGTGCGGGCCCTGCTCTCGGAGTTCGACCTCGACGAACGCCGCCGATTCGAAGGGGAGTACGTCCGCCGCGACGGCTCCTCGTTCCCGGTCGAGGTCAACCTCCTCCGGCTGGAGATCGAGGGTGAGATCCGCTTCCTGGCGATCAGTCGGGACATCACCGACCGCAAGCGCCACGCGCGACAGCTGGAGCGACAGCTTCGTCAGTTCGAATCGTTCGGCGGCGTCCTCTCGCACGACCTCCGGACTCCCCTCAACACGCTGGCCGGCCGGCTGGAACTGGCACGGGAGACGACCGACGACGACGAACATCTCGCGGCCGCCGAGCGGGCGCTAGAGCGGATCGAGACCCTGGTCGAGGACCTGGCGAGCGCGATGCAGGAGGGACAGCTAGCGGGCGATCGGACGGTACTCGACCTCGACCCCGTCTGTCGGTCGTGCTGGGACGTGGTCGAGACGGACGACGCGACGCTCGTCGTCGAGGAGACCCGGTCCCTCCGGGCGGACGAGACGGCGCTGTCCCGCCTGTTCGAGAACCTGATCCGAAACGCCGTCGAACACAACCACGGGGACGTGACGGTCCGGATCGGCATCCTCTCCGACGGCTTCTACGTCGAGGACGACGGCGACGGCATTCCGGAGGCCGCTCGTGACCGCGTGTTCGACCCCGGGTTCACCACCAAGGAGGACGGAACCGGCCTGGGGATGGTGAGCGTCCAGCAGATCGCACTGGCCCACGGCTGGGAGGTGACGGTCGCCGACGGCGCCGACGGCGGCGCCCGTTTCGAGTTCACCGACGTCGACGGCGCGTGATCGCCTACGGCCAGTCGTCCCGCGTCTCGCCCTCGAAGGGGTCCTCTTCGACCTCGTCGCCCAGTTCCCACTCGGCGAACTCCGCCGCCTCCTCGACGTCGAGGTACTCCCAGCCCATCTCCTCGGCGGCGGTCCGGTCCTCGTCGGTCGTGCCGATGAAGACGTGCCGGTCGGTGTCGAACTGGTCGGCAACGTTGTCGAGGCTCTCGCGGACGCCCCGAGGCCCCGAGAAGAAGTCCTGCCGGATGCGTCGCTTGCGCGTGAAGTTGGTGACGACGTAGGTCGGCTGGTCGCTGAGGACGCCGACGTATTCGGTCCACTGCCGGGCGTCGTCGAACACCGCGTTCGGGTCGGCGAGGGCCTTCATCGCCTCGAGTTCGAACGCGAGCGTCATCGTCCCGCCGCTGTCCATGGACGGGTTATCGCGGCGCCGGGCAAAACGGCTTCGATCCTACTGGACGTGATAGTAGTCCGTGAACACGACGACGTCGCCCTCGTCCAGCCCCGAGAGGTTCGCCGGGTCCCGCGGCGATACCCCCTCGGCGACGTGAGCGAGATACTCCTGTGCCGACTCGTCGAGTTCGTCGAAGTGACGCACTCGCGCGCTCTCGGGCACGGTGTCGGTCCGGTTCACGTCGTATTCTGCGTCGACGGCGCGTGCCATGTGCCAACGATTAGCATTAAGAATCATAAAGGTTTCGTCGGGGGCCGGTCGCGCGACGCCGTTCCTCGTCAGTGGTTCTCCTTGTAGACGTTCACCAGTTCCTGCATCGACTCCTTGGCGTCCCCGAACAGCATGTTCGTGTTGTCCTGGGCGAACAGCGGGTTGGGGACCCCGGAGAAGCCGGGGCTGAGACTCCGCTTGTTGACGATGACCGTCCGTGCCTCCCCGACGTTGAGGACGGGCATGCCGGCGATGGGGCCCGAGTCAGCGGTGTTCGCGGAGGGGTTCACGACGTCGTTGGCGCCGATGACGATCACCACGTCCGTCTGGGAGAACGTCGGGTTGATCTCCTCGAGGTCGCGGAGCTTCTCGTAGGGCACGTCGGCCTCCGCCAGCAGGACGTTCATGTGCCCGGGCATCCGGCCGGCGACGGGGTGGATGCCGAACTCCACGTCGACGTCGTTCTCGTCGAGCAGTTCGGCGAGTTCCGCGACGGCGTGTTGGGCCTGCGCGACGGCCATCCCGTAGCCCGGCACGATCACGACCCGCTGGGCGACGTCGAGGGTCATCTCCACTTCCTCCGTGGAGGTGGTGGTGATGTTCCCCTCGTAGATGTCCTCCATCTCCTCGCCGTCCCCGCCGCTCTCGCCGATGCCGCCGAAGAAGACGTTCGCCAGCGAGCGGTTCATCGACTCGCACATGATGACCGTGAGGATCAGTCCCGAGGCGCCGACGAGCGTCCCGGCGACGATCAGCACGGAGTTGCCGAGGACGAACCCCGTCGTGGCGGCCGCCAGCCCGGAGTAGGAGTTCAGCAGCGCGATGACCACCGGCATGTCCGCGCCGCCGATGGGGATCACCAGGAGGACGCCGAGGACCGACGCGGCGGCGACCAGCACCCAGTAGGAGGGCACCCACCCGGGCATCGGCCCGAACAGGTTCGGCCTGACGACGAGCTGGATGCCGGCGAGGACGGCGACGAGCAGGAAGACGCCCTTGACGACCTGTTCGCCGTCGTACCGGACCGCCGAGTCGTTGATCACGCCGTGGAGCTTGCCGGCTGCGACCATGCTCCCCCAGAACGTGACCGAGCCGATGATGCCCGCGAGCGCGGCCGTCGCCGTCACGCCGACGGCGAAGCTCCCCTCGGTGAACATCCCGGTCAGCTCCGCGCCGGCGACGAGCGCCGAGGCGCCGCCGCCGAACCCGTTGAACAGCCCGACGAGCTGGGGCATCTCCGTCGTCTCCACCGTGGCCGCCAGCCACCCGCCGATGGCCGTGCCGACGAGCAGCGCCGCGAACAGCAGGATCGGCGAGAGGATGTCGGTGTTGAGAACCGTCACCCCGACGGCGAGGGCCATGCCGCCGGCGGAGATGAGGTTCCCCCGCGGCGCCGTCCGCGGGTGCGTCATGTCGCGCAACCCCTGGATGAACAGCACGCTGGCGACGAGGTAGACGGCGGCGAGCGCCGCCTCCGGGAGCGGCAGGATGGCGGCCACGGTCAGTCACCCCCTCCGCTGCGGAACTGCTCCAGCATGCTGTTGGTCACGAGATAGCCGCCGACGACGTTGACCGTGGCCATGACCACCGCCAGGAAGCCCAGGATCGACGCGATCGTCCGCTCGCCCGACCCGGCCACGACGACCGACCCGATGAGCGTGATCCCCGAGATGGCGTTGGCGCCCGACATCAGCGGCGTGTGGAGGTTGGTCGGGATCTTCGTGATGATCTCGTAGCCCACGAACGCCGCGAGGACGAACAGCGTCAGGTTCCGGACGAACGCCGCGGCGCCGTCCGTCGCGAGGACGACCGTCGTGGCGTCGGTCATGGTCGCCTCCGATCACGCATCGGCCTCGTCCTCCGTGGGTTCGTCCGCCGCTTCGTCGTTCGTCTCCTCGTCGTCGTCGTCCTCGTGCGGTCGTCGTATCTCTCCATCGTGTGTGAGTAGCGTCGAGTCGATCACCTCGTCGTCGAGGTCGACGTCGACCTCGCCGTCCTCGACGAGCAGGTTCAGGAAGTTGTTCAGGTTGTTGGCGAACAGCTGGCTGGCCGTGTGAGAGACGGTCGAGGGGAGGTTCGTCGGCCCGAACACCGTCACGCCGTCGTGTTCGATCGTCTCCCCGGCCACCGTGGGTTCGCAGTTGCCGCCCGTCGGCGCCGACAGGTCGACGACGACCGACCCCGCGTCCATCCCCTCGATCATCTCGGTCGAGACGAGTTCCGGCGCGGGCGCCCCGGGGATGGCCGCGGTGGTGATCACTACGTCCGACTCCGGGACGACCCGTCCCAGTTCCTTGCGTTGCTGTTCGTAGAACTCCTCGCCCATCTCGATTGCGTACCCCTCGTCGTCGCCCGAGCCCTCGGTTTCGAGGTCGAGTTCCACGAAGTCCGCGCCGAGGCTCTCGACCTCCTGTTTCACCTCCAGCCGGATGTCGTAACCCTTCACCGAGGCGCCGAGTCGCTCCGCCGTCGCGATGGCCTTCAGCCCCGCGACCCCCGCGCCGATGACGAACACGTCCGCCGGGCGCACCGTCCCCGCGGCCGTCATCTCCAGCGGGAAGAGCTGCGGGAGCTGCTCGGCGGCGACCAGCACCGCCTTGTAGCCGCCGATGCTCGCCATCGAGGACAGCACGTCCATGCTCTGGGCGCGGCTGATCCGGGGCATCAGCTCCAGCGCGAAGGCGCTCACCCGCCGGTCGGCGAGTTCCTCGTACGACTCGTCCGCGAGGTCGTAGGGCCCGAGCGTCCCGACGACGATCTGTCCCTCCCGGTAGGGGTCCATCGGCTCGTCCTCGTTCGCGGCGAGTCCCCGAACCTGACAGATCACGTCGGCCCGCTCGAACACCGCGTCCCGCCCGTCGACCACCTCGCAGCCGACCGCCCGGTAGTCGTCGTCCGTCCAGTCGGAGCCGAGCCCCGCCCCGCTCGCGACGCACACGTCCAGCCCGCGGTCGATCAGTTTCTCCGCCACCGGCGGCGTGATCGCGACGCGCCGCTCCGCTGCGGCCGTCTCCGTCGGTACGCCGACGATCATGGTCGCGGTCCCCGACCCGTGACGCCGGGGGGCCGAGTCGTCCCCCCGGCGGCGTCGTCCTGCTGCCGATCCCTCCGCTGCGTGTTCACACGACCCGTGAGTTCAGTTGCCACACTACGTACCGCATTCGGACTGTTCACATAAATTCTCGGGACGTTTCGCGCGTCCGTCGGCGACGAGGCGGCCGTGATCGAAAACGAGGGTCGGTGGCCGGCGGCGCGGCCGGTTACTGTTCCTGTCTCGGGGCGAGGTCGTCGAGGTCCACGGACTTCTGGAGGAGGGCCTCCTTCTGGTCCGCGACGACGCGCTCCTCCTCCATCAGTCGCTTGTAGGCGCTCTGGGGCGAGAGGTCCCCGATGAGGACGCCGCCGACGATCTTGCCGTCCTTGAACGCCAGTCGGCGCCACTCCGTGTCGGAGTACTTGCGCTCGCACTCGTCGTCGCCGATGGTGGGGTGGCCGAAGGAGAGGAAGGGGAAATCGAAATGCGTGATGGAGTACGAGGAGACGAAGCGGAACGGTTCGGAGCCCGGATCGAGCATGTTCTTCGCGGCGGTCGTGCCCTGGGACTTGGCGCTGTCCCACGAGCCGTTCTGTGCGCGCTCGCCGAGGATGGTGTCGTGATACCGGGTGATGTCGCCCGCGGCGTAGATGTCCTCGACGTTCGTCCGCATGTACTCGTCGACCAGGATGCCGTCGTCGCATTCGACGCCCGTCCCCTGCAGGAGTTCGGTGTTGAAGGTCAGCCCGATGGCGATGCCGACGAAGTCGCCCTCGTAGCGGTCGCCGTTGGGGTCGATCGCCGCCGTCACGTGGCCGTCGTCGTCGGTCTCGAAGTGGTCGACGCCGCTCTGGAACACCGGCTCTACGCCGCGCTCGCGCATGGCCTCGTGGAGGATCTCCGCCCCCTCTACGGAGAGCGCGTAGCGCCACCAGCAGTCGCCGCGCATGAGGTAGTGTGCCTCGATGTCCTGTTCGCCACAGATGGCCGCCAGGTCGATGCCGAGCAGCCCCGCGCCGACGACGATGCCGGTGTCGGCCGCCTCGGCGTGGTCCCTGATCGCCCGGGCGTCCTGGAACGTCCAGAAGTGATGGATGCCTTCCGCGTCGCTGTTCTCGACGGGCAGTTGCGTCGGCGTCCCGCCCGTGGCGACGAGGAGTTTGTCGTACTCGATGATCTCGTCCTCGTGGGTTCGCAGTCGATGACCGTCGGGGTCGATGTTCGTGACCAGCGTGTCGAGGCGGAGGTCGATGTCCCGGTCCTCGTACCACGACGGCTCGTGGATCGAGATGGGCATCTCGGGCAGTTTCCCCTTGGCGAACTCCTTGATGAGAATTCGGTTGTAGAGGGCCTCGCCCTCGTCGGTGATGACGGTGATCTCGGCGTCCGGCGCCTCGTCGCGGAGCGTTTCGGCGGCCGAACTCCCCGCGATTCCATCGCCGATGATCACATACGACTTGGTCATACCCGGAACTTTGGGGGTACGGGTTAATGTCGGTTGCTATCCGCGAAATTCGCCTCTACCCCGGGGGCGGCGGGCGCCTCGACGGCTCGTAGCCCGACCGCCCCGTCGCCTTCTTTTACGTCGGGACCGTAGCCGTCCCCGATGAAACTGAAACAGAACGTCCGACATTTCGCGGCGCGGCAGGCGTTGACGCTCCCGGTGGTCGGGGAGAGGGTCAACGACAAGCTGGTGGACCTGCATACGCGGGTGTTCTCGGAGAAGGCCGACGCGGACCACCGGGAGGAACGCACGGACTTCCTGGACGACTTCTTCGACGCGACCATGGACACGTACCTCGCGGGGCTGAACGAGGGATTCACCGAGGCGGAAGCCCGTGAGATCACGCATATACAGGCGAACTTTGCCTTCTTCAACCGGGGATGGGTCGAAATGATGGAGTTCCCGACCGACGAGGTAGCGGACCACTACGAGCGGTACGCGGACTTCTTCGAGCGACACGGGATCACCATCGACGATCCGCTCGGCGAGTTTCGGCCGCCGGCGGGGATCGCGGAGGCGCCGTCGACCCCGGAGAAGTTGGACGAGCCGGAACACCCCCACGCGGAGGGCGGGTTCGCGGACGACGTCTACGTCGAGACCGAGGACGGCGTCGTGGTCGGCGGGCGGGAGGAACCGGAGGACGTCGACGTGGACAAGGCACCGGGCGCGTAGGCGGCCGACGCGACGTCCCCCGCCTCACGACCGGCGACCGCGGCGCTCCCCGTCGGTCGGGGGGCTACTCCCCGGCGATCCGATCGGCACACTCGAAGCCGGCGACGACCCCGCCGTTCAGGCTCCGCTCGGGATACTGCGCCCGACTCGCCATCCCCGCGTAGTAGACCCCGTCGGCCACTTCCTCCTCCAGGTCGTACGGCACCACCATCTCCAGATAGCCCCGCTCGTACACCGGCGCGGCCCGCGGGTTCCGCGCCACCCGGAACTCCCGGACCGACGACCGGTCGAAGGCGGGAAACATCTCCCCGACGTGATCCAGCCACGTCTCCCGCAGTTCCGCGTCGTCCATCCGCCAGACGGCCTCCTCCGGGCGCTGGACGTAACTCGCGACGTAGAGCAGGTGGTCACCGCCGTATCGCTCCGGCGGCACGAAGTTCGTGTGTTCGATGAGCGCGCCGAACGGGGCGTCGTGGGCGACGTTGAGCCAGTAGGTCTCCGTGAGCTGTTCGTCCATCGTCACCACGGCACACACGGCGCCCTGGAAGTCGACGTCGCAGGCGTAGCCCGTGAGCGATTCGAGGACGTTCGGCATCGTCGCGACGACGACGCCGTCGGTCTCGCGGGTTTCGGTTCCCGATTCGGTCTCGACGGTGATCGAGTCGACCGCGCCGTCCGTCACGCCGAGGTCGACCGCGCGGCTCCCCGTCTCGATGTGTTCCCGGCCCACCGCGTCGACCAGAGCGTCGATCAGGACCGCGAACCCGCCCTCGAAGTAGCCGAGGATCTCCCCCCGTCGCAGGTCGCGTTCGCCGCGGAACTTGATGCGGCCGAGCAGCCACGCGGCGCTCACGTCCTCCTTGCGGTCGCCGAACTTCGCGTCGAGCAGCGGTTCGAAGAAGTTCTCGTAGACGCCGCGGGTGGTGTGGTCGAGGAGGAAGCGCTTGATCGGGACGTCCTCGAACGCCTCCAGGTCGTCGTAGGTGTCGAACCGGGGACGGCCGCCGCGAACGTCGATTTCGAGGGTCAGGAGCCCCAGTCGGAGCGTGTCGTAGAGGCTCAGGTGGGGGTAGGCGGCGATCTGTGGCAGGGTGTCCAGCGGGTGGACGATCCCGTCGACGTAGTAGGCGTTCTTGCCCACCCGCCACTCCACCCGGTCGCCGAGGCCGAGTTCCCCGGCCAGGTCGACGATGGTCTCCTCCGACTTCGAGAGGTGGTGGTAGAACTTCTCGACGTCGTCGCCGGCGGTGGGGTAGGTGGCCGCCAGCCCCCCCAGGTCGTCGCTCGCCTCCAGCACCGTCGCCTCGTGGCCGTGCCCCTGGAGTC encodes the following:
- a CDS encoding hybrid sensor histidine kinase/response regulator: MEPPTEPIRVLHVDDDRDFVELAATYVEREDDRFDVTVASDAGEGLDRLENGDFDCVVSDYDMPGLTGIEFLERVRETRPDLPFILYTGKGSEEVASEAISAGVTDYLQKGSGTSQYAVLANRIGNAVEKYRAQSELADRERRLDLLFERSPLGTVEWTDDFEFLRVNDAAEEILGYPESELVGQPWETVLTESGRPVVENAAAILREDEGGYHVVTEAVRRDGERIVCEWHNRVVTGDDGDVVARFSQFQDVTERRKHEQRFEAIFNNTYTFTGLMEPDGTLIEANDTALSFGGLDRDDVVGEPLWEAAWFRSNPEARATARTAVERARDGELFRDEIRVQGSDREAVIDFSVRPVVDERGEVILLVPEGRDITERTDLEHKRQQIIDRVTDAVVEVDANWRLTLLNEQAEELYDVDAATLLDRDFWEAFPEVRNTRFEEVYRRVMETREPTSFVDYYAELDGWFDVDVYPEDHGGLAFYLREVTDRIRRLRELERTRDLLDHTERIADVGGWEIDTDTLEVFWTDNLFDLLGIDHGEEPPLDEALDVYHEADRPRVERAIEEALDAAEPFDVEARFQRADGQTRWFRVRGVPTVEDGEVVTLRGAVQDVTDRKEREGRLEETTSRLRALFENSPDMIDVLDSEGTLLEVNRRFREELGYDEEEVIGEPIWAFDRLVDEAEVRALLSEFDLDERRRFEGEYVRRDGSSFPVEVNLLRLEIEGEIRFLAISRDITDRKRHARQLERQLRQFESFGGVLSHDLRTPLNTLAGRLELARETTDDDEHLAAAERALERIETLVEDLASAMQEGQLAGDRTVLDLDPVCRSCWDVVETDDATLVVEETRSLRADETALSRLFENLIRNAVEHNHGDVTVRIGILSDGFYVEDDGDGIPEAARDRVFDPGFTTKEDGTGLGMVSVQQIALAHGWEVTVADGADGGARFEFTDVDGA
- a CDS encoding DUF7124 domain-containing protein, which translates into the protein MDSGGTMTLAFELEAMKALADPNAVFDDARQWTEYVGVLSDQPTYVVTNFTRKRRIRQDFFSGPRGVRESLDNVADQFDTDRHVFIGTTDEDRTAAEEMGWEYLDVEEAAEFAEWELGDEVEEDPFEGETRDDWP
- a CDS encoding NAD(P)(+) transhydrogenase (Re/Si-specific) subunit beta → MAAILPLPEAALAAVYLVASVLFIQGLRDMTHPRTAPRGNLISAGGMALAVGVTVLNTDILSPILLFAALLVGTAIGGWLAATVETTEMPQLVGLFNGFGGGASALVAGAELTGMFTEGSFAVGVTATAALAGIIGSVTFWGSMVAAGKLHGVINDSAVRYDGEQVVKGVFLLVAVLAGIQLVVRPNLFGPMPGWVPSYWVLVAAASVLGVLLVIPIGGADMPVVIALLNSYSGLAAATTGFVLGNSVLIVAGTLVGASGLILTVIMCESMNRSLANVFFGGIGESGGDGEEMEDIYEGNITTTSTEEVEMTLDVAQRVVIVPGYGMAVAQAQHAVAELAELLDENDVDVEFGIHPVAGRMPGHMNVLLAEADVPYEKLRDLEEINPTFSQTDVVIVIGANDVVNPSANTADSGPIAGMPVLNVGEARTVIVNKRSLSPGFSGVPNPLFAQDNTNMLFGDAKESMQELVNVYKENH
- a CDS encoding NAD(P) transhydrogenase subunit alpha — translated: MTDATTVVLATDGAAAFVRNLTLFVLAAFVGYEIITKIPTNLHTPLMSGANAISGITLIGSVVVAGSGERTIASILGFLAVVMATVNVVGGYLVTNSMLEQFRSGGGD
- a CDS encoding Re/Si-specific NAD(P)(+) transhydrogenase subunit alpha; amino-acid sequence: MIVGVPTETAAAERRVAITPPVAEKLIDRGLDVCVASGAGLGSDWTDDDYRAVGCEVVDGRDAVFERADVICQVRGLAANEDEPMDPYREGQIVVGTLGPYDLADESYEELADRRVSAFALELMPRISRAQSMDVLSSMASIGGYKAVLVAAEQLPQLFPLEMTAAGTVRPADVFVIGAGVAGLKAIATAERLGASVKGYDIRLEVKQEVESLGADFVELDLETEGSGDDEGYAIEMGEEFYEQQRKELGRVVPESDVVITTAAIPGAPAPELVSTEMIEGMDAGSVVVDLSAPTGGNCEPTVAGETIEHDGVTVFGPTNLPSTVSHTASQLFANNLNNFLNLLVEDGEVDVDLDDEVIDSTLLTHDGEIRRPHEDDDDEETNDEAADEPTEDEADA
- a CDS encoding NAD(P)/FAD-dependent oxidoreductase, which gives rise to MTKSYVIIGDGIAGSSAAETLRDEAPDAEITVITDEGEALYNRILIKEFAKGKLPEMPISIHEPSWYEDRDIDLRLDTLVTNIDPDGHRLRTHEDEIIEYDKLLVATGGTPTQLPVENSDAEGIHHFWTFQDARAIRDHAEAADTGIVVGAGLLGIDLAAICGEQDIEAHYLMRGDCWWRYALSVEGAEILHEAMRERGVEPVFQSGVDHFETDDDGHVTAAIDPNGDRYEGDFVGIAIGLTFNTELLQGTGVECDDGILVDEYMRTNVEDIYAAGDITRYHDTILGERAQNGSWDSAKSQGTTAAKNMLDPGSEPFRFVSSYSITHFDFPFLSFGHPTIGDDECERKYSDTEWRRLAFKDGKIVGGVLIGDLSPQSAYKRLMEEERVVADQKEALLQKSVDLDDLAPRQEQ
- a CDS encoding DUF6149 family protein, translating into MKLKQNVRHFAARQALTLPVVGERVNDKLVDLHTRVFSEKADADHREERTDFLDDFFDATMDTYLAGLNEGFTEAEAREITHIQANFAFFNRGWVEMMEFPTDEVADHYERYADFFERHGITIDDPLGEFRPPAGIAEAPSTPEKLDEPEHPHAEGGFADDVYVETEDGVVVGGREEPEDVDVDKAPGA
- a CDS encoding NAD(P)/FAD-dependent oxidoreductase; the protein is MIHVVGGGIAGLAAAYRLQGHGHEATVLEASDDLGGLAATYPTAGDDVEKFYHHLSKSEETIVDLAGELGLGDRVEWRVGKNAYYVDGIVHPLDTLPQIAAYPHLSLYDTLRLGLLTLEIDVRGGRPRFDTYDDLEAFEDVPIKRFLLDHTTRGVYENFFEPLLDAKFGDRKEDVSAAWLLGRIKFRGERDLRRGEILGYFEGGFAVLIDALVDAVGREHIETGSRAVDLGVTDGAVDSITVETESGTETRETDGVVVATMPNVLESLTGYACDVDFQGAVCAVVTMDEQLTETYWLNVAHDAPFGALIEHTNFVPPERYGGDHLLYVASYVQRPEEAVWRMDDAELRETWLDHVGEMFPAFDRSSVREFRVARNPRAAPVYERGYLEMVVPYDLEEEVADGVYYAGMASRAQYPERSLNGGVVAGFECADRIAGE